The Acidobacteriota bacterium genome window below encodes:
- a CDS encoding class I SAM-dependent methyltransferase: MSAVIAGNVSEYNLALAERIVPLVAEFFHLTEREVWERIDHELQSPGSTVADAWRLAKPKSPDEVMRFYGETDSYVYDLVVDHCHARRRGAWSALMARIERLGSPRSVLLYGDGIGSDSIALARCGHRVTYFDVPGITSAFARFRFERENPANLIAVIEAEADIPAWTFDVAVCIEVLEHVPDPPAVMRALHRALRPGGIALITESFESVGDEFPSHLPENFRYAGRTHQLMEGIGFANTYYNTDPVNRPMEFTKVGGDVSGALLKIKGKLRRAVESRWRRVSRVTG, encoded by the coding sequence ATGTCTGCCGTTATTGCCGGCAATGTCTCTGAATACAATCTGGCGTTAGCTGAGCGCATAGTACCGCTCGTCGCTGAGTTCTTCCATTTGACCGAGCGCGAGGTCTGGGAACGAATTGACCACGAGTTGCAAAGCCCGGGCTCAACTGTTGCGGATGCTTGGAGGTTGGCAAAACCCAAGAGTCCAGATGAGGTTATGCGCTTCTATGGCGAGACCGACAGTTATGTGTATGATCTTGTCGTCGACCATTGCCACGCTCGACGTCGTGGAGCCTGGAGTGCGTTAATGGCGCGCATTGAGCGACTCGGCTCGCCCCGGAGCGTTCTGTTATACGGGGATGGCATCGGCAGTGACTCAATTGCGCTTGCACGATGTGGTCATCGAGTAACCTATTTCGACGTCCCTGGCATTACCTCCGCTTTTGCCCGATTCCGGTTTGAACGGGAGAACCCGGCGAATCTCATTGCAGTGATTGAAGCAGAAGCTGACATCCCCGCCTGGACCTTCGACGTCGCCGTGTGCATCGAAGTGCTTGAGCACGTTCCGGATCCGCCGGCTGTAATGAGAGCCCTCCATCGTGCCCTGAGACCCGGGGGCATAGCCTTGATCACTGAAAGCTTCGAGAGCGTAGGTGACGAGTTCCCGTCACACTTGCCCGAAAACTTTCGATATGCGGGGCGGACACACCAGCTAATGGAGGGGATTGGTTTTGCAAACACCTACTACAACACTGATCCTGTGAATCGGCCGATGGAATTTACAAAGGTCGGCGGCGACGTCTCTGGAGCTCTGCTCAAGATAAAGGGAAAACTACGCCGCGCCGTTGAATCGCGATGGCGGCGCGTTAGTCGAGTTACGGGCTAG
- a CDS encoding polysaccharide biosynthesis/export family protein: MNSTTSAEQVSKTMRAIALMIIASCTAVAGGLQTNRNQSTGVSPSGSVAQPAGRGSTAVLVSPEEDYRIGPNDVIDIRVENAPELTQTFRVTAAGTFLMPYVGRVSAAKKTTEELALLIADGLRGDYLKDPRVSVSVKEFNSRSFFIQGSVRSPGVFQIEGRPSMLELLTLAGGLTETHGANAYIIRRLKTPAQNEPDPNVSKTVSGNEANGEPEAALEERPKYELKSANINGLLKGRFDQDVLLEPGDIINIPPSDVFFVAGEVNAPGSFALKEGTTLQQAISLAQGTNYKAALNRGIIFRENSSGKREELRVDIGAIMSGKKEDVEISANDIIMVPNSRTKSIGGALLRAFGMNSITRLPIP; the protein is encoded by the coding sequence ATGAACTCAACTACATCAGCGGAACAGGTGTCGAAGACGATGAGGGCTATTGCTCTAATGATCATCGCTTCTTGTACTGCGGTTGCCGGGGGACTACAAACAAACCGCAATCAGTCTACCGGGGTCTCCCCCAGTGGCTCAGTGGCGCAACCCGCAGGACGCGGATCAACTGCCGTGCTGGTCTCGCCGGAAGAAGACTACCGCATCGGTCCAAATGATGTGATCGACATCAGGGTTGAGAATGCTCCAGAACTAACCCAAACGTTTCGAGTGACCGCTGCTGGCACCTTCCTGATGCCGTACGTCGGCCGGGTCAGCGCTGCGAAGAAAACGACTGAGGAACTCGCGCTGCTGATCGCTGACGGCCTGCGCGGCGATTATCTCAAAGACCCGCGGGTTAGCGTGTCAGTAAAGGAATTCAACAGCCGCTCTTTCTTCATCCAGGGCTCGGTGAGAAGCCCGGGTGTTTTTCAGATCGAAGGAAGGCCGTCTATGCTCGAGCTGCTCACACTAGCCGGCGGTTTGACCGAAACTCACGGCGCGAACGCATACATCATTCGAAGGCTAAAAACGCCTGCGCAGAATGAGCCTGACCCTAACGTCTCAAAGACAGTCTCTGGAAACGAGGCCAACGGCGAGCCGGAGGCGGCGCTCGAGGAGAGACCCAAGTACGAGCTCAAAAGCGCGAACATCAATGGGCTGCTTAAGGGCCGCTTTGATCAAGACGTATTGCTGGAGCCGGGGGACATCATCAACATACCCCCTTCCGATGTCTTCTTCGTTGCGGGCGAAGTAAACGCCCCGGGCTCGTTCGCGCTCAAAGAAGGTACGACGTTGCAACAAGCCATATCGCTCGCGCAGGGTACGAACTACAAGGCCGCCTTAAACCGCGGCATCATATTTCGAGAGAATTCGAGCGGCAAGCGTGAGGAGTTGCGCGTTGATATCGGCGCAATCATGAGCGGCAAGAAAGAAGACGTTGAAATTTCCGCCAATGACATCATCATGGTGCCAAATAGCCGGACCAAATCGATCGGTGGAGCGCTGCTTAGAGCCTTCGGCATGAACTCAATCACCCGGCTGCCGATCCCGTGA
- a CDS encoding polysaccharide biosynthesis tyrosine autokinase — protein sequence MTDERLELEKIPTPDDAPLLRPGYPHLGAYPDATPYGYGYGYGEADERAYIGRMWRAIKKRKLVIIVIAIIVTAVVTVEVYRTKSTYQASTTIEIAKDSRTLFRSGDMILQTDDGDDIYYAQSALKTRIRQLQSRPLLEDVVVNLKLDQNPNLMDVTTRKSILESIKTIGGRLGSQESWTPPTVQETPAVTSPTDRTREESAHLAPYVNVLAANLTAEPLPDTRMLVVSFSHTDPVLAADIVDNIAQVFIKRSYESKTEKYTNASEWLDKSTRELKASVERAERELADYSSGHNIYSADARENLAVEKLTKLHGEATRTQTERMLKQSLYEEVKAGRVSQLPESFSDPRTTELQKRLGELKVQLSQLEITYGPKHPKVVAAKEEMAAIQTQIDDSRSSLQERLKADYERAVRDEGSLGTALAVAKAEAAQQNQAAIQFNILKKNVEIANSLYTEFLQKMNQAKIQEHEQHSGVKMIDPPQVPTSPVAPNRPRTILIGFMVSLLAGVGLVFFLEYLDNTVKTVEDVSRYTQLPALSVIPAISGRKPRLLTSGSNGKKKSTAGLGNGGHIRTDQMSVLDSRSSVAEAYRVLRTSVLLSSVDRPPKTILITSGQPGEGKTTTVVNTAISLAQLGASVLIIDCDLRKPSTHKVLGVDQSRGLSTYLSRDVDINDVIQKLPIANLSLLPCGPIPPNPSEMISSAKMKQMLQTLSETYDHIIIDSPPLLKVTDPVILSTMVDGVILVVHGGKSTRDVVRRTRQELSIAGARIFGVVLNNIDAGEEGYDNYYYGAYSDYEESAGTST from the coding sequence ATGACGGACGAACGTTTGGAACTTGAGAAAATCCCCACGCCGGACGATGCTCCCTTACTCCGGCCGGGATACCCTCATCTCGGGGCCTATCCTGATGCCACGCCGTATGGTTACGGGTATGGATACGGGGAAGCTGATGAGCGAGCATACATAGGGCGGATGTGGCGCGCCATCAAAAAGCGCAAACTTGTGATCATCGTCATTGCCATAATCGTCACAGCCGTTGTTACGGTCGAGGTGTATCGCACGAAGTCCACCTACCAGGCTTCGACGACGATCGAAATCGCAAAGGACAGCCGCACACTGTTCAGAAGCGGTGACATGATTTTGCAAACCGACGACGGAGACGATATCTACTACGCACAGTCGGCATTGAAAACTCGGATCCGCCAACTCCAAAGCCGGCCGCTGCTCGAGGACGTAGTCGTAAACCTGAAGCTCGATCAGAACCCCAACCTAATGGACGTAACAACTCGCAAGTCGATCCTTGAGTCGATTAAGACCATTGGAGGACGGCTCGGTTCGCAGGAGAGCTGGACTCCGCCCACTGTGCAGGAAACCCCGGCCGTGACTTCTCCAACTGATCGTACCCGCGAGGAGAGCGCGCACCTCGCTCCCTACGTCAACGTGCTAGCGGCCAACCTCACCGCCGAACCACTGCCCGACACGCGGATGCTCGTCGTCTCGTTCAGCCATACCGATCCGGTGCTGGCAGCCGATATCGTCGACAACATCGCACAGGTCTTCATTAAACGGAGCTATGAGAGCAAAACCGAAAAATACACCAACGCTTCAGAATGGCTTGATAAGTCCACGCGTGAACTCAAAGCCAGCGTCGAGCGGGCCGAAAGAGAACTGGCCGACTACAGCAGCGGTCATAATATCTATTCGGCGGACGCCAGGGAGAACCTGGCGGTCGAAAAGCTGACCAAGCTCCACGGCGAAGCCACCAGGACCCAAACGGAGCGAATGCTGAAACAGTCGCTATATGAGGAGGTCAAAGCCGGGCGCGTGTCGCAGCTTCCGGAATCATTCTCAGATCCGAGGACAACCGAGCTCCAGAAGAGGCTGGGCGAACTGAAGGTCCAGCTTTCGCAGCTCGAGATTACCTACGGACCCAAACATCCCAAGGTGGTTGCGGCAAAAGAGGAAATGGCCGCGATTCAAACGCAGATCGATGACAGCAGATCGTCGCTTCAGGAAAGGCTAAAGGCCGATTACGAGCGGGCGGTGCGAGACGAAGGGTCGCTCGGGACCGCGCTGGCTGTTGCGAAGGCCGAAGCAGCCCAGCAAAACCAGGCCGCGATTCAGTTCAATATCCTCAAAAAGAATGTCGAGATCGCCAACTCCTTATATACCGAATTCCTGCAGAAGATGAATCAAGCCAAGATTCAGGAGCACGAGCAACACAGCGGTGTGAAGATGATCGACCCGCCGCAAGTACCTACGTCTCCGGTGGCTCCCAATCGCCCGCGCACGATACTAATTGGGTTTATGGTGAGTCTGCTCGCGGGTGTGGGATTAGTCTTTTTCCTCGAATACCTGGACAATACCGTCAAGACCGTCGAGGACGTTAGCCGTTACACCCAACTTCCGGCGCTCAGCGTCATACCGGCGATTTCCGGACGCAAGCCGCGTCTACTGACCAGCGGCAGCAACGGAAAGAAGAAGAGTACAGCGGGTCTTGGAAATGGGGGACACATCAGGACGGATCAAATGAGCGTACTCGACAGCCGGTCGTCGGTGGCTGAGGCGTATCGCGTGCTCCGGACCTCGGTGCTGCTGTCTTCGGTGGACCGGCCGCCAAAGACGATATTGATTACAAGCGGACAGCCGGGCGAGGGCAAAACGACCACGGTTGTCAACACGGCGATCTCGCTTGCGCAACTGGGAGCATCGGTGTTGATCATTGATTGCGATCTTCGAAAGCCATCTACCCATAAGGTGCTGGGCGTCGATCAGTCGCGCGGGTTGTCGACGTACCTGTCCCGCGATGTGGACATCAACGACGTAATCCAGAAGCTGCCTATCGCGAACCTGTCGTTGCTACCGTGCGGCCCGATACCTCCGAACCCGTCAGAGATGATCAGCTCGGCGAAGATGAAACAGATGCTGCAGACGCTATCCGAGACCTACGATCACATCATCATCGACTCGCCGCCGCTGCTGAAGGTCACCGACCCGGTTATCTTGTCAACTATGGTAGACGGGGTGATCCTTGTCGTGCACGGAGGCAAGAGCACGCGGGACGTTGTGCGCCGAACGCGGCAAGAATTGTCGATTGCCGGCGCGAGGATCTTCGGCGTAGTTCTGAACAACATCGATGCTGGTGAGGAAGGTTATGACAACTATTATTACGGGGCTTATTCCGATTATGAGGAGAGCGCCGGAACGAGCACTTGA
- a CDS encoding oligosaccharide flippase family protein, producing the protein MASGTAEVVTRVLTVVLAIVTARVLEPVEVGLLGLAVIVIGVVSMLGFYPETAAVAARGEESEGKYALAATAIRAALLASLFAITWLAFSAISRYLTGKDDAAGPLRDLLLVLAWMPVFELLSGYAQVVMQRRLELNLLARLQILQPVLFVGSALALLITGYGYIGVAWANIASSAAITLLLWWRLLSTGSAAWPGWPSKRIWTETIRGTMKVLIGGFGGYLGGRVDNLLVAGSIGPAAMSFYSMAWNASRTPANVFARAINFVLVPALARIQDDPSRVQRALRECLRTSYLLLAPACAILFVTAPVLVTYLIGPKWLPLVPALRVMCFTVLAVPILFACGALLVGTGRAHLVGIATGVQLATLFIAIPPLSGRWGVVGAAYADSVAVFLLTLTLVITARFATRQVGFRVLKSAAVPLVAAVSSGGLAFLLTSSIQSGAVRLSAGVCVTSLGYVLIVALLGGRAGLLDLADMVRTVVRRSPIPAASQM; encoded by the coding sequence ATGGCGTCCGGAACTGCTGAGGTCGTCACGCGCGTCCTCACAGTAGTGCTGGCGATCGTGACCGCGCGCGTGCTGGAACCTGTCGAGGTGGGATTGCTCGGCCTGGCGGTCATAGTTATTGGCGTCGTCTCGATGCTGGGCTTTTATCCCGAGACGGCGGCGGTTGCGGCGCGCGGCGAAGAAAGCGAAGGCAAGTACGCGCTTGCGGCTACTGCAATTCGGGCGGCTCTGTTGGCGTCGTTGTTTGCGATTACGTGGCTCGCCTTCTCAGCGATCTCCCGTTATCTCACAGGGAAAGACGACGCGGCTGGTCCTCTCCGCGATTTGTTGCTCGTACTTGCCTGGATGCCCGTGTTTGAGTTGTTGAGCGGCTATGCCCAGGTGGTGATGCAGAGGCGGCTCGAATTGAACCTCCTCGCGCGGCTTCAGATCCTGCAACCGGTTCTCTTTGTCGGATCAGCCCTGGCGCTGTTGATAACCGGGTACGGCTATATCGGCGTGGCGTGGGCTAACATTGCCAGCAGCGCAGCAATAACTCTGCTGCTGTGGTGGCGATTGCTCTCAACCGGATCGGCCGCATGGCCTGGCTGGCCTTCGAAGAGGATATGGACCGAAACCATACGGGGCACCATGAAGGTGCTCATTGGCGGGTTCGGCGGTTATCTTGGCGGACGAGTCGATAACCTGTTGGTGGCCGGCTCAATCGGGCCGGCGGCGATGAGCTTTTACTCGATGGCGTGGAATGCCTCACGCACGCCTGCCAACGTCTTCGCGAGGGCGATCAACTTTGTTTTGGTACCGGCCCTGGCCCGAATTCAGGATGACCCGTCGCGGGTGCAACGTGCGCTGCGGGAATGTCTGCGCACTTCATACCTACTCCTGGCGCCCGCTTGCGCGATTCTATTCGTGACGGCCCCCGTGCTCGTTACGTATCTGATTGGTCCCAAGTGGCTCCCGCTGGTTCCGGCGCTGCGGGTCATGTGCTTCACGGTGCTGGCGGTGCCGATTCTGTTTGCGTGCGGAGCACTGTTGGTAGGGACCGGAAGAGCGCATCTTGTTGGGATCGCGACAGGCGTACAGCTAGCGACGCTTTTCATAGCTATCCCGCCGCTGTCGGGCCGCTGGGGTGTTGTTGGTGCGGCTTACGCGGACAGCGTCGCGGTATTTCTCCTGACTCTAACGCTGGTCATAACCGCGCGGTTCGCTACCCGGCAAGTCGGTTTCCGGGTTCTTAAGTCGGCCGCTGTGCCGCTAGTGGCGGCAGTGAGTTCGGGTGGCCTCGCATTCCTCCTAACGAGTTCGATCCAGTCGGGTGCGGTGCGGCTTTCAGCAGGAGTCTGTGTCACTTCGCTCGGATACGTGCTGATCGTGGCGCTTCTGGGCGGTCGAGCTGGACTGCTCGACCTGGCAGATATGGTGCGTACAGTGGTTCGACGGTCCCCGATCCCCGCTGCGTCGCAAATGTGA
- a CDS encoding DegT/DnrJ/EryC1/StrS family aminotransferase: protein MLRVKLRHLDQWTEARQRNAAVYRDLFGEAGLAVTLDEFSGGSPGVVLPFESPNVRHIYNQFVIRSQRRDELIKHLKERQIGTEIYYPVPMHLQECFADLGYGEGDFLASESAADQTLALPIYPELTYGMLSAVADAITEFYA, encoded by the coding sequence GTGCTGCGAGTAAAGCTCCGACACCTTGATCAATGGACCGAAGCAAGGCAGCGAAACGCGGCGGTGTATCGGGACCTGTTCGGCGAAGCCGGCTTGGCCGTGACTCTCGACGAATTCTCGGGCGGCTCACCTGGGGTGGTGTTGCCGTTCGAGTCGCCGAATGTACGTCACATCTATAATCAGTTTGTGATCAGGAGCCAGCGCCGAGACGAGTTGATAAAGCATTTGAAGGAGCGTCAGATCGGTACTGAGATTTATTATCCCGTGCCGATGCACTTACAGGAATGCTTCGCGGACCTGGGCTATGGAGAGGGCGATTTCCTCGCCAGCGAGTCGGCCGCCGATCAAACGCTGGCGCTTCCTATCTATCCGGAGTTGACCTACGGGATGTTGTCAGCAGTTGCCGACGCGATAACCGAGTTTTACGCGTAG